The window TGCATTTTTGGTGCTTACATATCCGAAATTTAAGCCTGTGACACTCGTGCAAATCTGTTTCTCTTCTAATTTTCTGGCTCCATGGACCAAGACCAGATGGTGTGCTCGTCTCTTAGGTGTAACTTTTGAGAGACGGTGCAAagatggatgagagatgaatAGATAAATGGTCTATAAATCACAAATGGAAGAGTTAGAGTCATGATAGACTGATAGTACTTTATgacacatgtttgtgtgtttgaatacATGAATGCTGAGTCCAGTCAGGACAGCTGTGGCAGAGACCGGGTGCTGACAGGGCTGCACTTTATCCTTGATGGAGAGGGAGGCGGTTGGGTgagatgaggagaggagggtGATGGATGAATGTATCTGAAGTTGTACTCCCTGCCAGCGACAGAACGCTCTGACGCGTTAGCATGAGACCGACCTCTAGGCCTGCGTAGCTGAGGTGGGGTGGAAGAGGAAGTGGCCATGCATTTATACTGGAAGGGAGAGTGGTGGGGGGAGGGATGGCAGGTGGGGGAAGACTCACAACCAGGTTCGGGGTGATGACTGGGTGATGGGTGGCACCCGGGCGAGATGTGCCTCCCAGACGAAGGTTCATGGTCACTGGTTGGGTGTTCCTTGGTGTGTTTAGGTGACTTGGGTATTTTGGGTGACTTAGATGTCTTGGATGATTTGGAAATGGGACGAGAGGGGTGATCGTTGGCATGAGAGGGAGGGGCTTTGCTGGGAGAAGCAGAGTCTCCACTGTTGCCAACTTTGTAGAGGAAGACGTCGTACTGAATGGGTGGGCTGGTCTCTGAGTGGAGCTTGGCGTCTTTGGGGAGAAGCACTTCCAGGCCAATAGTAACTCCGTCCTGATGTGGAAACACAGTCAGTACAGAAACAATACAACTCTGCATAGAGTGAAAAAATAGTGGCGGATATAAACAAAGAAATGCATAGATAGATAACGAGAGGAAGGTCTCCCGGGAAACGCAGCTTCTTCCACTAGGGGGCAGAAAAAACAAGTTTGATGTGTTGTCCTTTTTTCATGTGTCTTATTTTATGTatccagcaaacacacagacacacgtttATTTGGTTTGATGTTTCACCACCCAGTGACTGTAAGTCTAATATTCAGTTTCGCATTAGATCTGTAATAGTCTTCACATTGTCCACAATAGTCTCTAAGGGTGACACCTGGCTCTTTAGCTATTAAATGCTGCACAATGTTTGATAGCTTTTCCTTGAATTATCTGTTTGCTGAGTGATGCTGGGCAATACAAAACAATTTACTGTACATTATGAAAGAAGCACTGCAAGAAGCAGAGCCACAAATTTTACTGtgatcacaaatttccccactgtgggacaataaaggtctattattattattattattattattattattattattattattattaaaaatatgattGGAGCATTTCTgatttctttgtgttgttttggagAAACTGACAAGATCACGTATAATGCAAtgtatgtttaaaaatataaaaattacaaCATACTAATTaagctaaaaaaattaaattggttTTTGGTTTGAATAGAAATGATGGGTTGGTGAATTAAGTGTTGTAGTAATGATGAGATATGTAGTTCTATTtgtacaacataaaaaaataggATAATCAAAACTGATATTTTACATCtatgtctttttcttcttcattgagAAGAGGCAGAGAAGATTTTAATTCACTTAAAATATTGTTACTATTGTGGTATCTTCATTTTGTGCTGGAAAGTGACTGTCATTGTTTGTGCAGTTCCCTCTTTGAGCAGCCTAGTGTATAACAGAATTAGGGGGTCGGCCGTGCATTTGGTTATTGTTAGCACAGGAGTGATTGGGAATGAATTAGTTTCTTCATAAGGAGAcatgcagagaaagagagggagagaaaaaaagagagagagagagagagagagataggctGGAAAGTAGCTCATAGCAACACACTTGGACAAACtggataaaattaaaaagatttattcaaCAACTGTGAACTATAATCCTCCATGTATACccaaaaaagtacaaaagaatCCTCAAGTACATTAAAATATTAGAAATCACATTGAAACCAAGACACAGCGTGTGTAACATATGCATATAGATCCAAATATCAACTCCAAGCAATTACTTTGACCTCATGTAATCTAGACACATCCACCTATTAGCGATGTCAAACATGAATATTTAGCAAATGCACATTCACTTAGTTTCCACTTACATCTTTTGCAAATATTatgttttcagacattttttcaTTGATAACACCAATGCATGCGGGCAGAGAGACAGTAAGGCGGGGCAGGCAGAGTTGAGGGCAGGATTCGGGGGTAAACAGGAGAGGAAACGATGAAAAGAGCGAGAGTTCATTGGCCGAAGACCAAGGCAGGGCATCAGTAGAGAGAAAAGTCAGTCGTAAATTGGTCTAAGCCAGAGATTTTAGTCCAGCAAGAGGCTTACAGcagagagatgggaggaagcgATGCTGCTATGTGATCAGTACTGGCATGGCAGCGGTGTAAACAGAGCTGTTGTGCTTCTCATGTTGTGTTCTTATATTCATGTTGTGCTTTTTAACATCAGGCCCAATTGGACACTTTAAAATACTAGTTTACAATACTTGCCTATaatgattgttttgttgttttgcgtCCTCTTTAAATACTATGGTCTAAATCTCCAGCCGCACTCTTCAACAGACGACGACATTATACCAAGTTGTTCTGAAGCATGTTTACCTCAGCGTTTTCCTCCGTGTTGTTCGGGGTGTAACCTTGGTCGTGGACGACGGAGGTCGGGCGGTTGTTCTCGTGTTTGGGGGAGTGAGAATTAAGGATGTTCATTGAACCCTCCTCTTTGGGTTGAGGGGACTTTGCTGGGTCCTCCTGCTTCAGAGGATCATCCTGTGGGGAGAGTTGGTgactttgtttttatatttctttaaattcaACCCATGCATACATACAACACACGTAGAATAAGATCTGCAGCCAGAAATGACATCAGATCATCATCTTTGTGCAACTAGCTGAGCGTTGCTGTGTGCATCTGCAGAAAAGGCTACAAACAGTGTTATAGCATATTGATTGCTGACTAATTGCATTCCCAGCATAATCTATTTGTtagtatataatttattatggaTCTTTTGATGTCTTGTCACTTTGAAAGGAGGTAGAATTTTTCACTTTGCTGAAGTCatttaattgaaaaatgaaaaaattgtcCTCTGGTAGCAAAACACACATCTATCCAAAGGGTGTAAAAGACGGAGCCTCTCTTCCTTGTCTGCTATGGGAGTCCGCACACACCGCAGGCAATAACCAAACTGTAAATGACAAGTAGGACTTTTGCAGGGATTTTGTTCTGATTTCGTTTTCAAGTGCTTTTAATAAGGCAAATGTCCATGTAGGTGAAAAACTACACTTAGAAAGTCTGCAATTTAGTAAAGCAAAATGCAAAAACCTCTTTGACAAGATAATTCTTGAACAAATACAGGATCAAAGTTGTTGTAGTCATTCTTCAGCCTTAAAACAATAAAGCAGATCGgacatttgacatttaaagAAGCTGCATTTAAGTTGGTGTCATGGTGTTTTAGCATACAAACCGGAGATCAGCTGTTTTTATCCATACAGTATAACCTTTACATTGTGTTCAAGCAGACCTCTGAGAgcttatgaaaaaaataaaattcagtttcACAATTTCCGCTGATTTTGTCCAACTGAATATTAAAAACGGTTTAAACATCTAGCTGTTGTTTCTTTATCAGTCATCTTCTGAGATACAGAACTGTTGTGTCTGTGTACGTCTGCGTGCGAGTTTGTAAATGTTTAAGCGATTGATTGATTGGCTCATAACAGACAAATGAAGGTCATGGGCACAGCGGGCAGGAAGTAGGGCGCTGTTGATCGATCGCCAAGGCAACAGCTGGATAAAAGTCACAGAGCACACTCTCACAACTGGTTCAAAACAAAGTACTCGTTGTTTTCTCCCGTCAATCCAAAAATCTTTATACACTATGTGTGTTTCCACCTGCATGCATTAATGCAGTTCTACTTTATGATATAGTTTATTGACTTCCTATACATGCATCAGTGGCTTTATATATTGTGTGTGAGCAAACAGGGGCACACATAAATCTATTTGCAAACACAACACCCCCACAGCAAGCAACGGGAATTAACACATCAATAAAGTAAAGCAGGTGCATATtcatggatacacacacacacacacacacacacacacacacacacacacgcgcgcgcgcatgCACTGTTTTTGGAAGACAACCAGGTGGAAAGCAGACAGACTGCAGAGAAAACCTAAAATGGCTGTTCTTTAGCCATCCTTACAACAAAATGGCAACCCCCTTTTTCCTCAGCCAGCTTCTCAAGAAGATGCAGAGGCACAGGTAAAGAGAGGCAGTAAATGTCAGCACCCGCTATTTCCTCACCcagcacggggggggggggcaacaaatCACCCAAGTGGTTGAAGAAAGCCTTGCAGGATTAATCGTTTCATATGGAGAATGCAGCTGAAACAAGATCAGATGCAGGAGGAGGTGTGCAGCTACAAGGAACACCGGGATGTGGAATCTAGATGCTGCAGAATGGGGGGAGTCGGGGGTTGGGGGTGAGTGGGTTCGATAACATAAGAGATTTCCGCTCTGCTTACCTGGAAGTGATTATAAGGGTTTCTAGGTTTATATTCCCAGGTATAGCTGGTTGTTGATGGCATCTGAGGGGGATCGGTGATGGTGGAGattgttaaacacacacacacacacacacacacacatactgtatatttatgacTTGCACGGAATCCCAATCAGAAGGTAGTCATCTAGCAAGGTACCAAGGTCATGTGAGTCGTACGCATCGTGAGCGTAAGCTACGTGTTAGTATTGCGAGTCGGAATGGaaagaaggacacacacacacacacacacacacacacacacacacacacacacacacacacagaataacaGAATCGAAAAATCAAAGCATCTCGTCAATCGGCGGAGACGGaacacaggtgataaacaaagAGATGgtggcagaaaaaaacagacggTGTGGATGCGAATGAGCGGATGGGATGATTTAGAATGAACAAGATGGGAAAACAACATGAGGAGAGTGGAGCGTACCTGACAGATAATGTTGTCATAGTACGCCAGGTTGTGAGTGTGAGCTTGGGGAGCGAGTGGAGGGGTGTCACACAGTTTCCTTACGTTTGGCTGCGAGCCGTCGACCGTCGTGGAAACCGAGAGGCCATCTGTCTGAGGCTCGCTGTTCTGCGGGCGATACTTACTACAGGagggcagagagagggagagatgttcgtgataaatattaatacattttttttaatagcttTTGCATTAGTATCCTTCCTCAAATACATTTTCCCACATCGCTTTGCACGGTGTGAAACTGGGGTTAAAACGCTCACATATCATGCATGAAAATGACAGTCAGagaacataaataattaaatggaAGCAAAAAGGAAATTTCACTGTTCAGTGCTTATTCTACTCTCATCTCCATCACCATTCAGCTCTGCTCTCCCATCTTTCCCTCAGGCTTACAGTAATTAGATTCTCTCAAAGTCTAAATCACaactcagattttattttattttttaccccGAGTCACACTCCCAcctgcgttttcgaagacgctTATTCTCATTCTTGAGGTGATGCAGCCGCTTGGCGAAGAATACAATGatcatgaggaggaggagaagcaccGCGGAGGACACGCCCACCACCGCACACATCACCTGGAACTCTGTGACCGCCCAATCGCAACGCGTGCCTTTGTTCCAGATGTAGTCCTGCACATTACACCTAAATGAAACGACACAACACTGCAGCATTGGCCTTTTCTGGTGGATGAAACACTTTTTGTCATtagaatttttgaaaaaaacatgccCCTAAGGTGAATATGAACTAACTGGAATAGAAATTGCCTCTATTCCCCTATCAACTACTGATAAGGCTAAAACCCAATGCCCCCTTTGATTGAGGCATAAAAAACCAAGAGGTTTGATGGTGTGTACTTGCTGCACCAGGCGTTTACCACATTAACAGCTGCAGTGTGTCCTGCATGTCAGAGTAAATAGTGTACACTGGTACTCAGCGCTGATAACATGGTGACCTGAGGACTGGCCAGCAAAGAAGGGATTCGGTCTGCAGCCTAACGTTTAATGAGATTAAGGGATCAGGGCATGTGTgggcatatgtgtgtgtgtatgtctgtgtatgtgtgtatgtgcatatcTGTTGTATGCCACTGCTGCAACTGCATGCTAGTATTATAACATGCGCCTAGacatgagtgagtgtgtgtatacgtgAGGTTGCTCTAGCCTATTAGTCAGCAGGTATGGTGAGATGAACAGTTCACGTCCAAGCTTACTCTGAGGCTGCAGGATAAGACAGATGGTGCAATCGAAGCATGACGTATGGGTGTGTGCACTCGTGGTTCGTTTCTCTATCGTCATCTTCCTTATATTTTCAATGCGTgcatattgtgtgtttttgcatcaGC of the Antennarius striatus isolate MH-2024 chromosome 14, ASM4005453v1, whole genome shotgun sequence genome contains:
- the cspg5b gene encoding chondroitin sulfate proteoglycan 5b isoform X4; the encoded protein is MAGGDGRLGTWQALLTISMVIIPLSAHGRHSLVRHHHHHNQSSVSKDTLNARMVLSEDSAEREHLIGAGLGRGAKLPLSSNKHHRLHKHALLDFVEEDPPVGEELTAGGAGSDQPGSQSSDDVITVEFHSPAPDIMPSDVALGWAKALKPQKQKGGDPTAWTLSDFYDYLSPDDDLSALDATPAPEPTPSPPPDMEDENPLLDGSVAVPDKVRPGIDTGPSLSAPSGPGIKNGDDLGLGGAVGADGCRLGFVRSGPGVCVPQCDTEPNFCFNGGVCTVVAGMGAFCRCNVQDYIWNKGTRCDWAVTEFQVMCAVVGVSSAVLLLLLMIIVFFAKRLHHLKNENKRLRKRSKYRPQNSEPQTDGLSVSTTVDGSQPNDDPLKQEDPAKSPQPKEEGSMNILNSHSPKHENNRPTSVVHDQGYTPNNTEENAEDGVTIGLEVLLPKDAKLHSETSPPIQYDVFLYKVGNSGDSASPSKAPPSHANDHPSRPISKSSKTSKSPKIPKSPKHTKEHPTSDHEPSSGRHISPGCHPSPSHHPEPGCESSPTCHPSPHHSPFQYKCMATSSSTPPQLRRPRGRSHANASERSVAGREYNFRYIHPSPSSPHLTQPPPSPSRIKCSPVSTRSLPQLS
- the cspg5b gene encoding chondroitin sulfate proteoglycan 5b isoform X3, with product MAGGDGRLGTWQALLTISMVIIPLSAHGRHSLVRHHHHHNQSSVSKDTLNARMVLSEDSAEREHLIGAGLGRGAKLPLSSNKHHRLHKHALLDFVEEDPPVGEELTAGGAGSDQPGSQSSDDVITVEFHSPAPDIMPSDVALGWAKALKPQKQKGGDPTAWTLSDFYDYLSPDDDLSALDATPAPEPTPSPPPDMEDENPLLDGSVAVPDKVRPGIDTGPSLSAPSGPGIKNGDDLGLGGAVGADGCRLGFVRSGPGVCVPQCDTEPNFCFNGGVCTVVAGMGAFCRCNVQDYIWNKGTRCDWAVTEFQVMCAVVGVSSAVLLLLLMIIVFFAKRLHHLKNENKRLRKRSKYRPQNSEPQTDGLSVSTTVDGSQPNMPSTTSYTWEYKPRNPYNHFQDDPLKQEDPAKSPQPKEEGSMNILNSHSPKHENNRPTSVVHDQGYTPNNTEENAEDGVTIGLEVLLPKDAKLHSETSPPIQYDVFLYKVGNSGDSASPSKAPPSHANDHPSRPISKSSKTSKSPKIPKSPKHTKEHPTSDHEPSSGRHISPGCHPSPSHHPEPGCESSPTCHPSPHHSPFQYKCMATSSSTPPQLRRPRGRSHANASERSVAGREYNFRYIHPSPSSPHLTQPPPSPSRIKCSPVSTRSLPQLS
- the cspg5b gene encoding chondroitin sulfate proteoglycan 5b isoform X2 encodes the protein MAGGDGRLGTWQALLTISMVIIPLSAHGRHSLVRHHHHHNQSSVSKDTLNARMVLSEDSAEREHLIGAGLGRGAKLPLSSNKHHRLHKHALLDFVEEDPPVGEELTAGGAGSDQPGSQSSDDVITVEFHSPAPDIMPSDVALGWAKALKPQKQKGGDPTAWTLSDFYDYLSPDDDLSALDATPAPEPTPSPPPDMEDENPLLDGSVAVPDKVRPGIDTGPSLSAPSGPGIKNGDDLGLGGAVGADGCRLGFVRSGPGVCVPQCDTEPNFCFNGGVCTVVAGMGAFCRCNVQDYIWNKGTRCDWAVTEFQVMCAVVGVSSAVLLLLLMIIVFFAKRLHHLKNENKRLRKRSKYRPQNSEPQTDGLSVSTTVDGSQPNVRKLCDTPPLAPQAHTHNLAYYDNIICQDDPLKQEDPAKSPQPKEEGSMNILNSHSPKHENNRPTSVVHDQGYTPNNTEENAEDGVTIGLEVLLPKDAKLHSETSPPIQYDVFLYKVGNSGDSASPSKAPPSHANDHPSRPISKSSKTSKSPKIPKSPKHTKEHPTSDHEPSSGRHISPGCHPSPSHHPEPGCESSPTCHPSPHHSPFQYKCMATSSSTPPQLRRPRGRSHANASERSVAGREYNFRYIHPSPSSPHLTQPPPSPSRIKCSPVSTRSLPQLS
- the cspg5b gene encoding chondroitin sulfate proteoglycan 5b isoform X1 — translated: MAGGDGRLGTWQALLTISMVIIPLSAHGRHSLVRHHHHHNQSSVSKDTLNARMVLSEDSAEREHLIGAGLGRGAKLPLSSNKHHRLHKHALLDFVEEDPPVGEELTAGGAGSDQPGSQSSDDVITVEFHSPAPDIMPSDVALGWAKALKPQKQKGGDPTAWTLSDFYDYLSPDDDLSALDATPAPEPTPSPPPDMEDENPLLDGSVAVPDKVRPGIDTGPSLSAPSGPGIKNGDDLGLGGAVGADGCRLGFVRSGPGVCVPQCDTEPNFCFNGGVCTVVAGMGAFCRCNVQDYIWNKGTRCDWAVTEFQVMCAVVGVSSAVLLLLLMIIVFFAKRLHHLKNENKRLRKRSKYRPQNSEPQTDGLSVSTTVDGSQPNVRKLCDTPPLAPQAHTHNLAYYDNIICQMPSTTSYTWEYKPRNPYNHFQDDPLKQEDPAKSPQPKEEGSMNILNSHSPKHENNRPTSVVHDQGYTPNNTEENAEDGVTIGLEVLLPKDAKLHSETSPPIQYDVFLYKVGNSGDSASPSKAPPSHANDHPSRPISKSSKTSKSPKIPKSPKHTKEHPTSDHEPSSGRHISPGCHPSPSHHPEPGCESSPTCHPSPHHSPFQYKCMATSSSTPPQLRRPRGRSHANASERSVAGREYNFRYIHPSPSSPHLTQPPPSPSRIKCSPVSTRSLPQLS